The genomic region TTCCCGCGCAAATACCTTGCTGGTTGTCGGCTGAAACATTCACGAGATTGTTATCAACGACAGAATCACAGTCGTCATCGAGACCATTACAAGATTCACTGCGTCCTGTAGGATCTTCGAGACAAATGACTAAGCCGCGGTCACAGGTTAATGCGCCGTCGCTGCATAAGTCTCCGTCGCCGCCATCGCAGGCTTCACCTTCGGTTGGGAAACTCTCATCCACCAAACCGTTACAGTTGTCGTCAGCTTCGTTACAAATTTCTTCTTGAGCAATCGGCGCATCACACTCGGTTAAGCCATCTTCGTTGCAAATCCGTTGACCGATACAGGTACCGTTCACGTTCGCCGTGCTACACTGCGTGACCATTTCGTTTTCGGTCGCCCACTCAGAGCATTCACAGTTCAGGTTTTCAGGCATACATACCGCGCGCCCATCTTCTCTTTCGAGGCAATATGCACCCTCGGGGCAATCTGTGTGCTCGGCGCAGTCGGTTGCACAGTACGAGCCCGAGCCATCTTCACGTGTCACACAAAGACTACCGGCATCGGGCATGAAGGGGTCAATGCAGTCGGAATCTTCAAGGCAAGGTGAGCAATAGCGCAAATGAACGTCGAGGCAAGCAAAGGCAGGTTCACCGTTCTCGTCAATTACCGGTACACAAATCGTACCATCCGGGCAGTCGCCGCCGCAGGGTTCAGCTTCAGGCGTTGGGATCTCAACACCTTGAAGGCCGCCAGTTGTCGGACGGGTGTTACACCCAGTCACTACAACCAAAGTCAGCACCAAAGATGCTGCCGTTAAAAATGAGCCGAAACGACCAGCCTGAAGAACACCGGAAGGAAACGTGTGCACGGAAATGCTCCAATAAAATTAAATTGAGTCGCAGCGTTATAACGATCTCACCTAGAAGTGGGAACGGTAAAACAGCGAGAAATATTCAATTATTTGGAATAAATAGCGCGCGATCGCCCTCTAGGAAGCGTTTAACGGACACTTCGAAGAATTTAGGAAAACATGAGTCGATCCGAGTCTTAAAACCCGTAATTAAGGGGCTACGCCAACCTCACCAACGACGCCACCGACGCCATTAGAGCCCGGGTTTCCATCACGTTCACCGACCGGTGCCGAAGTCGCCGAATCGCCGCCCGCACCGCCGCTGCCCGCTGCGCCCGCCTCAAAAGTATTGCCCGAAGACAAAACATCGCTCGAAGAGGTGAAAATGCCATAGCAAAGACCACCTGCACCGCCGCCGCCGCCGCCGCCATGACCACCGTGTGCACCAGAGCCGCCATCTCCGCCTCGCTTGCTGTCGCCATCGGCGCTACCACCGCTGCCGCCGCTGCCACCACTTTGACCCCGGCCGCCAAGACCACCAGAGCCGCCATCACCGGCTGCGCCCCGGACAAAATCAGAAGTTTTAACTACAAGTGTTGAGTTCACGGTAAAGACTCCAAGGCTTGCACCACCGCCGCCGCCACCACTGGCCGCCGAAGGAGCTGCACATCCGCCGGCTCCGCCGCCGCCGCCGCCCGCGCCATATGAGTCGATTCCATCATCACAGCCGCCGCTGCCACCGCCGCCGCCGCCGCCCGTACCGTTTGAACCAAGACCACCGGTAGAGCCCGTATTGGCTACCCAATAATAGCCAGCTAAAACGCCAGCAGAGCCGCCAGAGCCGCCCACACCATTTTGAATCCAGCCATCATTCGCCGCCCCACCCGTTCCACAGGTACCGCCGCCGTTGCCACGATAACCGACGCTACCGCCGGCGTAAATCACAGCATTATTACCCGAGTCACCCGAGCGTGCGTTGTAATTCAAAGTCCAAAATCCGCAATCCGAATCCATCGTACCGCCTCGGCCGCCATTGCCGCCGCCCGTTCCTGAGCAAGCTCCATTGGAACCAGCCGACCCACCGCCGCCGCGGGAGGAATCATTGCAGGTGGTCGTATACTCGTCTGCGCCGCCGCCGTTGCCGCCGCCTTGCGCCGCGGAACCAGAAGCATTCTGACCATTGTTGCCAGGATACCCCGGTGCGCCATCACCTTGCATGAAAGTGATTCGTTCAAAAGTCAGGGTACTGCTTACGCCATGCACACCATAACTGCTCTCGCCCGTTCCCTTGCCGTCGGGTGCTCTGATGATCATGCCTTCCATATAACCCGCCACCGAATTGGCACTCACCGCCACGGCATAACCGCTTGCATCCGAGTCTCCAATAAGCGTCGACATATGACCGTCTAGAATTCTTTGGTCTCTCGCCCAAAGAGAATCATAGCCGCCAAACACGCGTAGACCGTCTACGAGAGTCAGTGTTTCAGCATACTCCCCAGCCTGAACGTACACATCGCTTAAACCTCGGTTTGAAGCAGCAATAAAAGCATGGTTCAAAGTGAGACAGGGTGAACCAAAATCACAAATCCCGTTATCGGTGCCGGTAGGAGCAACAAATACCGCCCAAAGAATATCTCCATCAATACCATCACAGTTTTCATCGAGGTAAGATCCGTCAGGCTCTTCGTAGAGACCGTAACCAGCCACCGGTGAATAGTCGTCCACCCAGCCGGATGCGCCTGTGCAGACTTGATCAGTGCCAAAACATAATCCGCTTTGGTTGGTGTTTAACGGCGGCGTGAGGTCATCATCTGTTACGCCGTTACAGTTATTATCATCGCCATCGCAAATCTCGGCACTTGCTAAATCTGCGCTTGAGCAAACAAGCGAGATTCCATCTGGTGAGCAAACCACTGTGCCGCCCAAACAATCACCGAGGCCGCAAGTATTGCCTTTAACAAGGCCAGGTGTGCCATCCGTGTTGGAGACAGTTACCGTACCGCCTGCCTTAAACGGTTCGTCAACATCGCCGTCGCAGTCGTTATCCAACTCATCACATAATGCTTCAAAAGCTTGGTACTGATTCATCACGCTGTAATCCGGTTCTGCCCAACCCGATACGCCATTGCACAGTTTTACTGCGCCTGCGCAAACACCGACTTGGTTATCGGCCAAAGGAGACTGAAGGCCATCATCGATAAAAGCATTACAATCGTTGTCGAGGCCATCACAGGTTACCTCCGTGGTTTCATATCCAGCAATGGCTCCATAATTAGGCTCCAGCCAGCCAGCCGCCCCGGAACAAACCTTAACGCTACCCACACAAACGCCGCTTTGTAAAACTGCGGCCGGAGCCATCAAGTTTTCGTCAATCTCAGCGTCGCAGTCGTTATCCAAACCATCACAGCTCAGTTCACCCGTCTCATATCCGGCAATCGCAAAGTAGTCAGGCTCTTGCCACCCCGTGCTGCCTGCGCAGACTTTAAGAGAACCCAAGCATACCCCGCTCGTAAGGTTCGCATCAGGAGCATCGAGTTCTTCATCGACTTCTCCGTCGCAATCGTTATCCAAGCCATCGCAAGTTAACTCCACAGACTCATAGCCTACGATAGCGGCATAATCAGGCTCGGCCCAACCGGAAGAACCATTACAAACCTGAATCGCACCAGCACAAACACCGGCCTGATTTAGAGCTAAAGGCGGGCTCGCGATATCATCAATATTGCCGTTACAATCGTTATCAACGCCATCACAAACTTCCATCGAAACTTGGCTGGCCGTGTCACAAGCCAACCCTGAACCGTCTTCACTGCAGATAACCGTACCCTGACCACATGAGCCCACGCCGCAGGAATTTCCTTTGACGAGGCCCGGCGTTCCGTCCAAGTCGGTAAACGTAACCAGTCCACCTTCACTAAAAGGCTCATCAGTCTCGCCGTCGCAATCGTTGTCGATATCGTCGCAGGTAACCTCTTCCACTTCGTAATCGGCAATAACCGTGTAGTCTGGCTCCAACCAGCCTTCTTCACCTGAACAAATTTGTTCGCTGCCAACACAAACGCCTGCTTGTAAATCTCCCGGCTGCATCACTGAAATGTTATCAACAATCTCATCACAATTATCGTCTAAGCCATTGCAGATTTCCGCGCGGCCTTCCGGGCCCTCGTCACAAACCAAAGCACCATCCGCACAAATCATGAACCCGTCATTACACAAGTCGCCATCTTCTCCGTCGCAAACCTCGCCTGCCTCAGGAAAGCTCTCGTCCGTTTCACCATTGCAGTCATCGTCGATACCATTGCACGACTCTGGAGCAGGTGTGAGCGCATCACACTGTGTAAGGCCATCTTCAGTGCAAGACCGAACGCCTCCGCAAGTACCCTGAGCATTCGTAACCGAACAGCTGGTCGTCGCTTCATTATCAATCGCCCAATCGGTACAATCACATAAACCATTGTCAGGCATACAGACGGCGCGGCCATCTTCTGGGCGAACAAAGCAATAGGATTCCTCTGGGCAGTCGGAATGTTCGCTGCAGTCAGTCGCACAATAGGAACCAGAGCCGTCGGAATATGTTACACAAACACTTCCGGCATTAGGCATCCAATCATCGATGCAATCGTTGTCTTCTAAACACGGGGCACAGTAACGCAGGTGAACATCGACACATTGAAAGATAAGCTCACCATTGTCGTCTACGATTGGGGCGCATGTGGTTCCATCAGGGCAATCACCACCACAGGGCACGGCTTCCGACACAGGAGTCGCCGCACCAAGACCCGCTACTCGGTCGCTGCAGCCCACGCCAAAAATCAAAAGCATAGCAAGTGCGAGACGTGCACCAGGCTGCTTAAAGGACACAATAGAATTCATCAAACGGACACAAGTTCGCATTGTTATTCCCCATACAGTGGACAAACAGGTTTCGGGTGGGCCAAGACACATTGGTATACAGTGTCCTACCTCCACTTGAAAACTGAATAATTCGTTCCTTCGACCCAACCGCCGATTATTCCGCGCATACCCGCTCACACGGATACTGGTTCGATATTTTTATAAAAATATTGAATCATAACGGTATCCTAGTTCCTCTTCGACCGTCGGTGCCGGAGCTTGACTACCTGGTTATCGGTTCAAAGATGGCGACCGGAGTTCCCAAGTGGTCGTCAATCCTTGGCCTTCCCGGTGGAAACTCGTAAAATTCAGCATGCTTGAAGCACTATTTGTATTGGGCATTATGGCAAGTCTCCTGATTTTACTGGGGCTTCCCACTTGGTTTGGATTCACAAATCTCGTGATGGCGGCACTGGTTTGCCTAGCTATCGGCTTTGGCGCGGGAGGACTGTGCGCCGCGGTCTACCATTATTTACTTTTCAAACTCCTTCGTGAACGGGCATTGCCCGCCACACGCTGGTGGATCGACCCACGCCCCCTTCATCGTCACTTCCCGGAAGACGTCCAAAAACGGCTAAATATTCTATTTGTAAGTGGGGCTCTGGGCTGCGGATTATGCTTCTTGGGCTGTGCTTTGTTTCTCAGCGCAAGTTTACTGAACTGATGCTACCAAATCGCGGGCAAACTCTTCTTCAAGCAATTCCACAAAAAATTCAGCAGCACGGCCGAGTGCAAACTCTCGGCGGTGAACCAATTGAGGGATCAGGCGGTGATTTGCACCTTCATCAAAATCTAAAACAACCAAATCACCTGAATTTAAAACATCATCAATTAAATGTCTCGGCATCCAGCCAAAGCCCACTCCAGACAATAAGGCTTGACGTTTCGAGTAGAAATCACTCAGTTCAAACACATGGGGTCCATCCATAAACATCTTTCTGATATGTGGAAGCTCACGAGCATGAACAGGGGCGATTAAAAGCTCAACCGCCTTGTGAAAATCAGCACGGCTCAAAGTTCGTTTATGGGCGGCCAATGGGTGGCCCCGATGCGTCGCCAGCACCATCTGAACCGGGCTCAATGGTCTAACGACAAAGCCTGGCTCTGTAATGGTATCAACAGTAAGCATCAAATCCGCACGCGCAGATTCAAACCGCTCTTGAACCCCGCCCAAATAATCCAGTCGCAGCTCAACGGTTGTGGGCAAGTCCCGGGCGGTAAATCTTTTGAGACCACGCATCGCTGGCTCGAGTGAAATGACCCCATCAATCACCACCGCCAGCCTGGCTTCCCAACCACCCTGTAAGCGTGAGGCCAGTGACTCAATGCCACGAGCACGGGTCAAAACTTCATTCGCCTCTGCCAAAACCAGTCGCCCAGAGCGCGTTAACTCAGCCCGGTGACCACTGCGATCAAAGAGTTCGACATCCAAAGCGGATTCAAGTGACTTAATAGCGTAACTTACGGCCGAAGTGGCTCGGCCTAAATGGCGCGCAGCCGCGGAAAAACTGCCCAATCGGTCAATAGTCTCTAAAACCTCAAGCTGATCTAACGTCAAATTCATCTTCAATAATCCTGAACAAACTTATCAATTATCTACCCACTCGTTCACATGTTTAGCAAGAGAATACCCTTAACAATCCTGACCGCTCTGTCAGGAAATCCCCTAAGCGTCCGAAAAATATGAACTTTTATTTCAAAACTACTTTACCAGGAGACCCAAAGCTCGTTATACGCGGTGCATTAGAAAGCATTACATGACCTGGGGAGGGACGTTGTGCTCAAT from Deltaproteobacteria bacterium harbors:
- a CDS encoding LysR family transcriptional regulator, whose product is MNLTLDQLEVLETIDRLGSFSAAARHLGRATSAVSYAIKSLESALDVELFDRSGHRAELTRSGRLVLAEANEVLTRARGIESLASRLQGGWEARLAVVIDGVISLEPAMRGLKRFTARDLPTTVELRLDYLGGVQERFESARADLMLTVDTITEPGFVVRPLSPVQMVLATHRGHPLAAHKRTLSRADFHKAVELLIAPVHARELPHIRKMFMDGPHVFELSDFYSKRQALLSGVGFGWMPRHLIDDVLNSGDLVVLDFDEGANHRLIPQLVHRREFALGRAAEFFVELLEEEFARDLVASVQ